The segment AGAGCTAATTCATCATAGCTTGGCCAGCTCTGTTTGTGGATACTGTCTTTTCCCTTTAATTTTTTCCATAATTCTTCTGAAATATGAGGCGCAAAAGGAGATAGTAACTTTAACAATATACTTAGTGATTCATTTATTATAGGGTTATTGCATTTTTTAAAGAGGTCATTCATGCCATTGCTCAATTTCATTATTTCGGCAATAGCAGTATTAAATTGTTGGTTTTCATTTAAATCTATTGATACCTCTTTTATTGCTAGGTTAGTAATTCGTCTAAGTTTGACTTCGCTCTCATTAAGTTCTTCTATGTTGTATGAATAATCCATGCTTAGGTTTATATTATTTAATTGATTACATTCACTCGCTAGTTTCCAGATCCTTTGTAGGAATCTATATTGGCCCTCAACATCAGCATCTTCCCATTCTAGATCTTTTTCAGGTGGAGCCTTGAAAAGTATGAACATTCTGGCTGTATCTGCACCATATTTATCTATAACTACAGATGGTTCAATTCCATTATATTTTGATTTTGACATTTTTTCATATATTTTCTGTAGTGGCTCACCTGTAACTGGATCTTTAGGTTTTATTGTGTCTGTAATATCGGATGTTTTTATATATTTATTAGTCTTGATATTCTTAAATGTAATTCCTTGTACCATGCCTTGAGTTAATAACTTTACAAAAGGTTCCTTAACAGATATTAAGTTCCTCTTACTCAATGCTTTAGTTAAAAACCTAGAATATAACAAATGCAGAATTGCATGTTCTATGCCGCCAACATATTGATTTACAGGCATCCATTTGTTAACCAGTTCTTTGTCAAATGGTTTATCTTTATTTTTAGGATCTAGATACCTTAGGAAATACCACGAAGAGCAAATAAAAGTATCCATAGTATCGGATTCTCTTGTAGCTTTTCTTTTACAATTTGGACAATTAGTATTTATCCATTCGGAAGTTAATAAAGGCGATTTACCTTTCCCAGATAATTTGATTTCGAGAGGTAGTTCAACTGGTAGATCTGACTTTTTTACCGGAACAACACCACAATGTGAACAATAAATAATTGGGATTGGACAGCCCCAATATCGTTGCCTAGAGATTAACCAATCTCTTAGCTTGTAGGTTGTTGTTTTTTGTGCCCAGTTTAACTCTATTCCTCTTTTTGTAATAAGTGTTTTGGCATCTGTAGATTTTAAATCATTAAATTCATTGGAATTAATCATTATTCCAGGCTGAGTATATGCAGCTTGCTTGTTATTTAAGCCTTCTTTTAAGGGTTTTATTACATACTTTATAGGAAGTGAATATATATGTGCAAATTCATAATCCCTTTCATCATGACCAGGTACTCCCATTACTGATCCAGTCCCATAACTAGCTAATACATAATTTGCAATCCAGACTGGTATACATGAATTATTAATAGGGTTTATAGCTTTTATGCCAAGGTCCATGCCAAGTTTACTTTTATTACCTACAGTCCTTTCACTATCAGTTAGACTAGCTATATTTTGCTTAAATATTTTTAATTTGTCTTTTAAATCTTTGGCAATTATTTTATCTACCAAAGGATGCTCTGGGGACATAACAATATAAGTACAACCAAATAGTGTATCTGGCCTGGTTGTAAATATACTTATAATTTCTTTGCTTTGATCTTCTACTTTAAAATCTATTTTTGTACCATTAGACTTGCCAATCCAATTCTGTTGCATTGTTTTAACTTTCTCTGGCCAATCATCTAAATTTTCTAAATCTCTTAGCAAATTATCAGCGTATTCTGTAATTTTAAGGAACCATTGCTTTAATTCTTTTTTCTCAACTATGGCACCTGATCTCCAGGATTTACCTTCAGCATCGACTTGTTCATTTGCAAGGACTGTTTTGTCAATTGGGTCCCAATTAACATTTGCAGACTTCTGATAAGCAAGACCAGCTTGATATAGTTCAAGAAATATAAATTGGCTCCATTTGTAGTATTCGCTCTCAGAAGTATTTATCTCCTTATCCCAATCTATAGATAACCCAAGTTTATTAAGTTCTATACGCATCTGGGAGATATTTTTCTTTGTCCACAAATCAGGCCTTACCCCCCTTTCTATAGCAGCATTCTCTGCAGGTAAGCCAAAAGCATCCCATCCCATAGGATGCAGTACAGCATCTCCTTTCATTCTTTGTAGCCTTGCAATGACATCCGTTATTACATAATTTCTCACATGGCCCATATGAAGATTCCCAGAAGGATATGGGAACATCGACAGAGCGTAAAAACTTTTTTGCTTATCAACCGGCTCTTGTGTTTTATATAGCCCTTGCAAATTCCACTCTTTCTGCCATTTACCCTCAATACTATGAGGGTTATAGCTCTCTTGTGAGAAATTAGAGTCTGGTTTTATTGTTGTTGAACCTGTCACTTAATTTGATTAAAATGATACTTAAGACTTTTACAGGTTAATATTACCCTTGGTTGGGCCATCTAGGGGGTATTTTACAAACAAAGAACTAGAACCTTAACTTACTATTTTTGCTAACTTGTTTTATTGAGAATCAGAATGGAACCTATTAACTTTCAAAAATATCATGGAATAGGTAATGACTTTATAATTATAGATGGGCAAGATAGTAATCTACCTTATAATATTACTTCCCCTAAAAAGGATTTTGTTAAAAAAATCACTAATAGAAATTTTGGCATTGGTGCTGATGGTATAATATTAATTTTACCCTCTAATACTAATAATTGTAATGTTAAAATGAAAATATTTAATTCAGACGGTACAGAACCGGAAATGTGCGGCAATGGAATTAGATGTTTGGTTAAATATATTTTGGATAATACACCTGAAAAACTCCTTGATGATTTTAAGGTTGAAACTTTAGCGGGAGATATTCCTATAAAATTAGATATTAATAATAATATTGTAGTAGATATGGGAGTTCCAATCCTTACCCCTCCTGAAATCCCAACATTTTTAAAAATTGGTAAAAATGGAATACCTCAAGATTGGTTAACCATCGGAGAGAAAAGCTTATTTGTTTCTGCAATAAGTATGGGAAATCCACATGCAGTAGTAGAAGTAGATCAGCTTTATGATTGTGATATCAATCTTCTTGGTCCAGAATTAGAAATACATCCAAAATTTCCCAAACATACTAATGTTCACTTTATTAAAATAATTAGAGAAAATTATATAGAAGCCTTAGTTTGGGAGAGGGGATGTGGAACTACTCTTGCTTGTGGAACAGGGGCATGTGCAATAGTGGCTATTCTTTCCAAGCTAGGTAAATGTAGTCAAAATTCAGTTGTTAAATTACCAGGCGGTGAACTTAGTATTCATTGGCCTCAATTTGGAGAGTCTATATATATGTCTGGCTCAGCAGAATATGTCTATAAAGGCCAACTAACAATTTCCTAATGAAAAGTAATACCCATTTATATCTAGATGCGTGTGCTAGTACTCCACCGTTAAAATCAGTAGTAAGAGAGGTCTCTAGAATTCAAAGCCTTTTTTGGGGAAATCCATTAAGTCTTCATAATTATGGATTAAGATCCTCAGAAATTATAGAAAGGTCTAGAAACAAGATAGCTACCCTGATGAATATTAGATCAGAACAAGTGGTTTTCACTTCTGGAGCGACTGAATCTATAAAGTTAGCCTTAAATAATAATTACCAGAATTTAACGCCTGGACGTATTGTCATAAGTGCCGTAGAACATCCTTCTGTATACTTAGCAGCAAATTACTTGAAAAGTATTGGATGGGATGTTGCAATTTGGCCTGTAGATAATAAAGGTATATTAAAACTAAATTGCCTAGAAGAACTTTTATCACACCCAACTAAAATTGTTTCAATAATATGGGCTCAAAGTGAAATTGGTAGTATCCAGCCCGTAAGTATTATTTCTAGAGAATGTATGGAAAGAGGTATTACCTTTCATTCTGATGCAACTCAATTGATTTCTCAAGGACTTTTACCTTTGGATCAACTTGATTTTGATTACATCTCTCTTTCTGCTCATAAACTTCAAGGACCTTTAGGAATAGGTATGTTGATATTAGGTCCAAAAATAACAGATAAATTTTCTATTTATAGCGGAGATAATGAATTTGCCATTGCTTTTAAATCCGGAACGCCTGCAGTTCCTCTTATTGCCGGAATGGCAAAGGCTTTATCTTGTATGAGTTCTAAAATCAAATTAATTAACGATGAGACAATTATAGAAGAGAGCACTACTTCAAAACTAACCAAAGAACTTAGAAATTTGCTAAGGGATTTCGATTTTCTTAGATTTACTGGACATCCTGAAAAACGCCTACCTCACCATCTTTCCTATATAGTAACCAATGATTCTTGTAAACCAATTTTAGGTAGAGATCTTGTACGTGAACTATCTAAAAGAAGGGTTTATGTCAGTAGTGGCACTGCATGTAAGTCTGGTACTACTCTTGACAGCAATGTTTTGGAAGCAATATCCGTAAATAAACCCTTTCGCCAGTCTGGCTTAAGAATAAGCCTTGGCCCATGGATTTCTAATGATGATATTAATTTAGTACCTTCAATCCTTAAAGATGCCATACAATCTTTAAGGAATTTATAGGCTAAATATCTTACTCTTTATGAATCTCATACTACCCCAAGATCTTAAGCAAGCAGAAACTCAGTTATATCAGTCAACCTTAACTTATTTGCAAAAGTATCCCCGGACTAAATTTTCAGCCAACTTATTCTTTGAGGGATTAAAGCTTACACCTATTGTCATAAGACTAGCTAATACTCTCTTATCTCATGATATAAAGCCATTATTATTGTTTCCTGATTTTGGCTCATCAGCTTTGGCTCAACGCGATTTTCCAACATTCAAGTCTAATATTATAACTTTCAAGGACTATTTATCAAATAAGAACTTATATCAAGATACTAATATATTAATTGCTGTATCTCCTCAGCCGTACGATTTCGAGGAGTTTTCACAGCTTTGTAATAGTATTGATATTTCAATCTTAATGTTTAATGGACGCTTACAAGATACAGCTGTAGGTATAGGTAGTGTTGGAAGAGATAGGAAATCTGGCTTTGTCGCTTCTTGGGCCCCTAGCTATTTTCTAAAACCTCTTAATATGGGAGCGCTTATGTATATGTATCCATATAAATGGACATTGTTTTATAGATCTAATGCAGGCTATCAATATGTCAATTCATTTGATAAAAAGCCAAATGATGAAGAAATTGACACTTCTTTTAATCAATTCCTAATTTAAATATAATATCATGTTTACTAACCTCTACAAGAAATCATTATTTCTCCTAACTTTCATAATTATCTTTCAGCTACTTACTCAAATACCCTTTCTAAGATTTAACTTTAGAAGATTATTATTACTAATAAAGCCTTTCAAGGAATCTATTGAAATATGTCCCTCACTTCAGAATAAATTGGAGTCAATTATTTCTTTAAATAGAGATAATTGGAGTATAACAACTATTAACTCTGATGGAAATGTTACTTCCCATATTAATGGAGATGTAAAGAGGATTCCAGCATCAAATCAAAAATTATTAACTACAGCATTTGCTTTGGATAAGTTAGGTCCAACACATATCTTAGAAACAGCTCTATATGCATCCAAAAATGGTAATTATATCTTTACAGGTCAAGGGGATCCTGATTTAAGCTTTTCTAGTGTTAAGCAATTTACAAAATCAATCAAAGAACACTCCGTAAAGCATGGACTTAATCAACTCAATATCCTGATTAAAGAAGAACCGCGTTCAACCTGGTGGCCTAATACTTGGGCTTATGCAGATAGATACGAGTCATATGGAGCCCCTATTACAAGATTAGCTTTAACAAGTAATTCCGGTCAATATTCCTTTATGTACCCTCTAGACAGGTTTAAGAATACTGTTCGCTCCTTTTTAGATTATCCAATTAGGTTCTCAACAATTGAATCTAATAATAATCAATTATTCAATCGTTCTAAGTCTTTTTCGTTAATTAATAAAATTGAATCTGCGCCCCTCTTTTCATTGTTAGCATTATCAAATTCTGAGAGTCATAACTTCACCTCAGAGGTTTTGTTAAAAACTACTTCTAATACCTGGGATACCTCAAAGGCAGCATTAATACTTGAAAAATGGATTAGAAGTTTGCCAATACCTTCTGAAAGTTTTTCTGTTTCTGATGGAAGCGGTCTTTCCAGGGATAACCTTGCTACTACAAATGGAATTTCTCACCTCCTTTATTTTATGGATAAGCATAGATATAGTCCTTATTATATTTCTTCTCTTTCCATATTAGGAACTAGAGGTACTTTAAAGTACTTTCCAGATTCTGTTAATTTACACGGTATTTTTTATGGTAAAACTGGTACTTTAAATGGTGTAAGATCAGTTTCTGGGTATCTCTTTCGAGATAATATTATAAATTATATAAGTATTATTTCTAATGGATTAAGTGAAGTTGACCCAGTAATCGCAGAGATATTAAACACAATTAATACTGATTCTATTTGCTTTCAGTAATCTTTGCTTTATAAATATTATCTAGATCAACAGCAACTATACTTGGCACCATATGTTTTATTTCCCCTCCAAACATAGCAACTTCTTTAACTACAGAGCTACTTAAAAAACTATGATGTGCTTCTGTTGCCATGAAAAGTGTTTCTATTGAAGAATCTAGAGAACTATTTGTATGGGCAATTTGTAATTCATACTCAAAGTCACTCATTGCCCTTAACCCCCTTAAGATTAAATCTGCTTGTCTTTGCTTTGCGCATTGAACTGTTAACCCTTTAAAACTGCAGACTTTTGCACCTGGGATATCTTTTATTGCCTCATTAATTTGCTCCATTCGTCTCTGCAAACTAAATGTTGGTGTCTTCGTTGGATTCTCTAGTACTGCTACCACTACTTCACCAAATAGTTTGCAGCCTCTTTTGATAAGGTCAAGGTGCCCTAATGTAAGTGGATCAAAACTTCCAGGATATAGGGCTTTCATAGAATAGTTTTATCTAATTTGATCTTATTCCTTGATAATGACTAAAGTTGATTTATTGATCGAAAGCTTATGACTCTTGACCTAGAAGCAAAAAAGGTTCTTCTTAGAAAGATACCGCATGGGATTTTTATTTGTACAGTTCGAGAAGGTGATGAAATTAATGGGTTTACAGCTAGCTGGGTTACCCAAGGCTCTTTCACTCCTCCTCTAGTTGTTATGGCTGTTAGATCCGAAGGCTCAAGTCATGGAATAATCCAAAGGACAAAGCTTTTTGCTCTTAATGTTCTACGTTCT is part of the Prochlorococcus marinus str. MIT 0919 genome and harbors:
- the leuS gene encoding leucine--tRNA ligase, giving the protein MTGSTTIKPDSNFSQESYNPHSIEGKWQKEWNLQGLYKTQEPVDKQKSFYALSMFPYPSGNLHMGHVRNYVITDVIARLQRMKGDAVLHPMGWDAFGLPAENAAIERGVRPDLWTKKNISQMRIELNKLGLSIDWDKEINTSESEYYKWSQFIFLELYQAGLAYQKSANVNWDPIDKTVLANEQVDAEGKSWRSGAIVEKKELKQWFLKITEYADNLLRDLENLDDWPEKVKTMQQNWIGKSNGTKIDFKVEDQSKEIISIFTTRPDTLFGCTYIVMSPEHPLVDKIIAKDLKDKLKIFKQNIASLTDSERTVGNKSKLGMDLGIKAINPINNSCIPVWIANYVLASYGTGSVMGVPGHDERDYEFAHIYSLPIKYVIKPLKEGLNNKQAAYTQPGIMINSNEFNDLKSTDAKTLITKRGIELNWAQKTTTYKLRDWLISRQRYWGCPIPIIYCSHCGVVPVKKSDLPVELPLEIKLSGKGKSPLLTSEWINTNCPNCKRKATRESDTMDTFICSSWYFLRYLDPKNKDKPFDKELVNKWMPVNQYVGGIEHAILHLLYSRFLTKALSKRNLISVKEPFVKLLTQGMVQGITFKNIKTNKYIKTSDITDTIKPKDPVTGEPLQKIYEKMSKSKYNGIEPSVVIDKYGADTARMFILFKAPPEKDLEWEDADVEGQYRFLQRIWKLASECNQLNNINLSMDYSYNIEELNESEVKLRRITNLAIKEVSIDLNENQQFNTAIAEIMKLSNGMNDLFKKCNNPIINESLSILLKLLSPFAPHISEELWKKLKGKDSIHKQSWPSYDELALVKDSYELVIQINGKLRGKIIVNSSASKEELENLALESDISRKWLQGKTYKRIIVIPNKLINIVC
- the dapF gene encoding diaminopimelate epimerase, which produces MEPINFQKYHGIGNDFIIIDGQDSNLPYNITSPKKDFVKKITNRNFGIGADGIILILPSNTNNCNVKMKIFNSDGTEPEMCGNGIRCLVKYILDNTPEKLLDDFKVETLAGDIPIKLDINNNIVVDMGVPILTPPEIPTFLKIGKNGIPQDWLTIGEKSLFVSAISMGNPHAVVEVDQLYDCDINLLGPELEIHPKFPKHTNVHFIKIIRENYIEALVWERGCGTTLACGTGACAIVAILSKLGKCSQNSVVKLPGGELSIHWPQFGESIYMSGSAEYVYKGQLTIS
- a CDS encoding cysteine desulfurase family protein; the encoded protein is MKSNTHLYLDACASTPPLKSVVREVSRIQSLFWGNPLSLHNYGLRSSEIIERSRNKIATLMNIRSEQVVFTSGATESIKLALNNNYQNLTPGRIVISAVEHPSVYLAANYLKSIGWDVAIWPVDNKGILKLNCLEELLSHPTKIVSIIWAQSEIGSIQPVSIISRECMERGITFHSDATQLISQGLLPLDQLDFDYISLSAHKLQGPLGIGMLILGPKITDKFSIYSGDNEFAIAFKSGTPAVPLIAGMAKALSCMSSKIKLINDETIIEESTTSKLTKELRNLLRDFDFLRFTGHPEKRLPHHLSYIVTNDSCKPILGRDLVRELSKRRVYVSSGTACKSGTTLDSNVLEAISVNKPFRQSGLRISLGPWISNDDINLVPSILKDAIQSLRNL
- a CDS encoding DUF1995 family protein, with the protein product MNLILPQDLKQAETQLYQSTLTYLQKYPRTKFSANLFFEGLKLTPIVIRLANTLLSHDIKPLLLFPDFGSSALAQRDFPTFKSNIITFKDYLSNKNLYQDTNILIAVSPQPYDFEEFSQLCNSIDISILMFNGRLQDTAVGIGSVGRDRKSGFVASWAPSYFLKPLNMGALMYMYPYKWTLFYRSNAGYQYVNSFDKKPNDEEIDTSFNQFLI
- a CDS encoding D-alanyl-D-alanine carboxypeptidase — its product is MESIISLNRDNWSITTINSDGNVTSHINGDVKRIPASNQKLLTTAFALDKLGPTHILETALYASKNGNYIFTGQGDPDLSFSSVKQFTKSIKEHSVKHGLNQLNILIKEEPRSTWWPNTWAYADRYESYGAPITRLALTSNSGQYSFMYPLDRFKNTVRSFLDYPIRFSTIESNNNQLFNRSKSFSLINKIESAPLFSLLALSNSESHNFTSEVLLKTTSNTWDTSKAALILEKWIRSLPIPSESFSVSDGSGLSRDNLATTNGISHLLYFMDKHRYSPYYISSLSILGTRGTLKYFPDSVNLHGIFYGKTGTLNGVRSVSGYLFRDNIINYISIISNGLSEVDPVIAEILNTINTDSICFQ
- the coaD gene encoding pantetheine-phosphate adenylyltransferase; this translates as MKALYPGSFDPLTLGHLDLIKRGCKLFGEVVVAVLENPTKTPTFSLQRRMEQINEAIKDIPGAKVCSFKGLTVQCAKQRQADLILRGLRAMSDFEYELQIAHTNSSLDSSIETLFMATEAHHSFLSSSVVKEVAMFGGEIKHMVPSIVAVDLDNIYKAKITESK